The DNA region GCGATTACACCGTCAAGGTTGACGTCAAGGGCCTTTCAGCAGGAACGGTTTATTACTACCGTTTTCGCTCAGGTGAGGTCGCATCCGTTATCGGCCGTACCAAGACCTTGCCAAGAGGCGATGTGGATTCGGTCAGACTGGCGGTGTTTTCATGCGCAAACTATCCTACTTCTCATGGCGGTTACTTTAATGTTTACGGCCACGCGGCGGAAACGGCTGACGTCGATGCCGTGGTACACCTCGGTGATTATATCTACGAGTACGGCAAGGCCCCGGATTCCGGGAACGATAATTCCCAAGGAGCCGGAAGGGGTTTTCCTGAGTACAGCGATAAAGAAATCCTGACGCTTGACGATTACCGTAGGCGTTACGCGCTGTACAGAACTGATCCGCAGCTTCAGGCCCTTCATGCCACACATCCGTTCATCGCTGTCTGGGATGATCACGAGGTCGCAAACGACGCTTATGTGGGGGGTGCGCAGAACCACAACGAAGATGAAGGGAGTTTCGATGCGCGCAAAGAGGCTGCGCTTCGGGCCTATTACGAGTGGATGCCGATTCGCTCCATAAAAGAGAATGATTTCGGGCGGGTCTACCGCAGCTTTTCTTTCGGAAACCTGGTTGAACTCTTCATGCTCGATACCCGCCTTGCCGGACGGGAAAAACAACTTAGTTACAAGGATTATTTCGACCCGGATACCGGTTTTAACGCCCGGAGTTTTCGTGAGGATATTGGTTCTCCGGAACGAACCCTGCTTGGTCAGGGTCAGCTTGTCTGGCTTCAGGGGAAGCTTGCTGACTCAACCGCCGCTTGGCAGGTTCTGGGTCAGCAGGTGCTTATGGGCAGAATGAACGTTCCGGCTGAAATAATTCCCCATCTGGGCGATCGCACACCGCAGGTCGCGGGTCTTATTGATGAACTGACTGAGATTAAGGAGCGGGTGCTGCGAGATGATCCTTCCGTGACTCAGGATGAGCGGGACCGTGTAAACACTGTGCTTCCCTATAATCTTGATGCTTGGGACGGTTACCCTGCGGAGCGCGAAGCGGTGCTGGGCGCGGCATACAGTGCGGATAAGAACCTTGTAGTACTTGCCGGGGATACGCATAAT from Candidatus Dadabacteria bacterium includes:
- a CDS encoding alkaline phosphatase D family protein: MFLRKHLVHGSVVLLFALLLFAISLMLYGDSGRVSFEHGVASGDPLDDRVILWTRVTPQESQRKVRVRAEVASDKKFKSVVYSSVKSATAKSDYTVKVDVKGLSAGTVYYYRFRSGEVASVIGRTKTLPRGDVDSVRLAVFSCANYPTSHGGYFNVYGHAAETADVDAVVHLGDYIYEYGKAPDSGNDNSQGAGRGFPEYSDKEILTLDDYRRRYALYRTDPQLQALHATHPFIAVWDDHEVANDAYVGGAQNHNEDEGSFDARKEAALRAYYEWMPIRSIKENDFGRVYRSFSFGNLVELFMLDTRLAGREKQLSYKDYFDPDTGFNARSFREDIGSPERTLLGQGQLVWLQGKLADSTAAWQVLGQQVLMGRMNVPAEIIPHLGDRTPQVAGLIDELTEIKERVLRDDPSVTQDERDRVNTVLPYNLDAWDGYPAEREAVLGAAYSADKNLVVLAGDTHNGWASNLKDAAGNQVGVEFATASVSSGGLETYLKLEPKQAEELARDLEVLVDGLVYSNTKDRGYMIVSFTLKRAKSRWIYVDTVKHPEFRELTSSGKALGVLPGVGNRQFIPVGN